A DNA window from Allokutzneria albata contains the following coding sequences:
- a CDS encoding helix-turn-helix domain-containing protein: MRDDLPFGRVLRELRQRKRLSQKVLGDLTALSVRAIRDLEAGRVQRPREQTVRLLANGLQLVGPQRKAFEAAAYETAPDPTARDGIPGAGWTSPPAFSGPFIGREAEAAILTELLTTDAEQVISVVGVAGVGKTRLVSEVSKVILRQSDWRVVWLSSHETIASHMDTYELYAPSKLLSLGSGEDSRSGDMSKVLVVLDGASGGSARFLTELLRQVPRPHVLITARAPLGLPRELVFPVGPLAVPTLDKELKDLTANPSVRLLLWHLRRVSPWFQLRDDNAVAVARLCWLLDGLPRALELGAAMCTMRSPQRLVDQLIDQPHAIRDWRSSVGSGELLLSSLEESLSLLRGAEQALLEPLASSGGVWSLDEAAAAAELACADAIEHMELLVRCGLVRHNRAVGEPRFSLLNLVRTAHCGARSGHTPARR; encoded by the coding sequence GTGCGTGACGATCTCCCGTTTGGGCGCGTACTCCGGGAACTCCGGCAGCGTAAGCGCCTCAGTCAGAAGGTACTGGGCGACCTGACGGCCTTGAGCGTGCGCGCCATCCGAGACCTCGAAGCCGGCCGGGTTCAACGGCCCCGCGAGCAGACCGTGCGGCTGCTCGCCAACGGATTGCAGCTCGTTGGGCCGCAGCGCAAGGCATTCGAGGCAGCTGCGTATGAAACCGCCCCGGATCCCACTGCGCGCGATGGCATTCCGGGCGCTGGCTGGACAAGCCCTCCAGCCTTCTCCGGGCCGTTCATCGGTCGGGAAGCAGAAGCGGCCATCCTCACCGAATTGTTGACCACCGACGCCGAACAGGTGATCTCGGTGGTGGGAGTCGCCGGGGTCGGCAAGACGCGACTCGTGTCGGAGGTGTCGAAGGTGATCCTGCGCCAGTCAGACTGGCGAGTTGTCTGGCTCTCCTCCCACGAGACGATCGCGTCCCATATGGACACCTATGAGCTGTATGCCCCATCAAAGCTCCTGTCGCTAGGAAGCGGTGAGGACTCCAGATCGGGAGACATGTCCAAAGTTCTGGTGGTGCTCGACGGAGCTTCAGGAGGCTCCGCCCGGTTTCTCACCGAATTGCTTAGGCAGGTACCCCGCCCGCATGTGCTGATCACCGCCCGAGCGCCGCTGGGTCTGCCGCGGGAACTGGTGTTCCCGGTGGGGCCGCTGGCAGTTCCCACGTTGGACAAAGAGCTCAAGGACCTCACCGCCAACCCATCAGTACGACTGCTCCTGTGGCACTTGCGCCGCGTGTCCCCCTGGTTCCAACTCCGCGATGACAACGCCGTGGCTGTGGCACGCCTTTGTTGGCTCCTCGACGGATTGCCCCGAGCCCTCGAACTCGGAGCGGCCATGTGCACCATGCGTTCTCCTCAGCGGTTGGTCGACCAGTTGATCGACCAACCGCATGCCATCCGAGATTGGCGTTCAAGTGTTGGCTCCGGCGAGCTGTTACTCTCGTCTTTGGAGGAGAGTCTCAGCTTGCTCCGGGGTGCGGAACAAGCTTTGTTGGAACCGCTGGCGTCCTCCGGCGGTGTCTGGAGCTTGGACGAGGCCGCCGCAGCGGCCGAGCTGGCATGCGCCGACGCGATTGAGCACATGGAGCTGCTCGTCCGCTGCGGTCTCGTCCGGCACAACCGGGCGGTAGGTGAGCCGCGGTTCTCCTTGCTGAATTTGGTACGCACGGCGCACTGCGGGGCCCGCAGCGGTCACACCCCGGCACGCCGTTGA
- a CDS encoding transposase family protein → MQVISASRSEWIAPFTGLEPGQFRKLVRVVARRGGDEIADGRPGRQWRLPLADRVLLVATYWRTNLTMRQIGPLFGVSHSAAHRVIDSLGPLLALAPVRRRRIDQIAIVDGTLVPTRDHRLAARSKNYRYSTNLQVAIDADTRLVIATGDPQPGNRNDCTVYRDSGMKQALAGRPVMADGGYQGNPEVIMPYRKPRDGADLPDWKEDLNTVHRSIRARAEHALARMKCWKILRDYRRAAHTLADTASGIAHLHNLALTG, encoded by the coding sequence GTGCAGGTGATCTCGGCATCGCGGTCGGAGTGGATCGCACCGTTCACGGGCTTGGAGCCCGGGCAGTTCCGCAAGCTCGTGCGCGTTGTGGCCCGGCGAGGTGGTGACGAGATCGCTGACGGGCGTCCTGGCCGCCAGTGGCGGCTCCCGCTGGCCGATCGGGTTCTGTTGGTGGCGACCTACTGGCGGACGAACCTGACGATGCGCCAGATCGGGCCGTTGTTCGGGGTCTCGCACTCCGCGGCACACCGGGTGATCGACAGCCTCGGGCCGCTGCTGGCGCTGGCCCCGGTACGTCGCCGGCGGATCGACCAGATCGCCATCGTCGATGGAACCCTTGTGCCCACTCGTGATCACCGGCTGGCCGCGCGATCGAAGAACTACCGGTACTCGACCAATCTTCAGGTGGCGATCGACGCCGACACCCGTCTCGTGATCGCCACCGGCGACCCGCAACCCGGTAACCGCAACGACTGCACCGTCTACCGCGACTCCGGCATGAAACAGGCCCTGGCTGGCCGCCCGGTGATGGCCGACGGCGGCTATCAAGGCAACCCCGAGGTGATCATGCCGTACCGCAAACCTCGGGACGGTGCTGACCTGCCGGACTGGAAGGAAGACCTCAACACCGTCCACCGCAGTATCCGCGCCCGCGCCGAACACGCCCTGGCCCGCATGAAGTGCTGGAAGATCCTGCGCGACTACCGCCGCGCCGCCCACACCCTGGCCGACACCGCATCCGGAATCGCACACCTCCACAACCTCGCTCTCACCGGCTGA
- a CDS encoding AMP-binding protein — protein sequence MIDSLTWHLSVWRFYGRSQHPGWHRQAANAAGLDVSTHEVRVPLLSGGCVVVAPSGDVEISTLRSRLIRENITAIPAATGLFRVIAEEAPDIFANVQEARTGGDLVSPAAVRRVQQACSSEVLRGMDNPTEITPFASNQEVFSAHSPVQAVAIGQALDHNQLHTLDEQVLPVADEEASELCIAGAEVAWGYVGRPELVADRYLAVRCCAVVGCA from the coding sequence GTGATCGATTCATTAACCTGGCATCTGAGCGTCTGGCGTTTTTACGGACGCAGTCAACACCCGGGGTGGCACCGGCAGGCTGCCAATGCAGCTGGTCTGGACGTTTCCACTCACGAAGTCCGGGTTCCGTTGCTGTCCGGCGGCTGCGTCGTCGTCGCACCGTCCGGCGACGTCGAGATTAGTACGCTGCGAAGTCGGCTCATTAGGGAGAACATCACCGCCATTCCCGCGGCAACAGGGCTGTTCCGTGTCATCGCCGAGGAAGCACCGGACATCTTCGCGAACGTCCAGGAAGCGCGGACAGGGGGCGACTTGGTCTCACCCGCCGCTGTGAGGCGTGTGCAGCAAGCATGTTCCAGCGAGGTCCTGCGGGGGATGGATAACCCCACCGAGATCACTCCTTTCGCCAGCAACCAGGAGGTCTTCTCGGCGCACTCGCCGGTCCAGGCCGTCGCGATAGGGCAAGCGCTGGACCACAACCAACTGCACACGCTCGATGAGCAGGTCCTGCCGGTCGCCGACGAGGAGGCCAGCGAATTGTGCATCGCGGGCGCCGAGGTCGCATGGGGTTACGTCGGCCGCCCCGAACTCGTTGCGGACCGCTACCTCGCGGTTCGCTGCTGTGCGGTGGTGGGCTGTGCGTGA